Proteins found in one Magnolia sinica isolate HGM2019 chromosome 5, MsV1, whole genome shotgun sequence genomic segment:
- the LOC131245813 gene encoding peroxisomal membrane protein PMP22-like isoform X2, with amino-acid sequence MSEIVGEAWRKYMLQLQLHPLRTKLYGFVYSGPFGHFLHKMMDIIFEGKKGNKTIAKKVLLEQLTSSPWNNMLFMIYYGLVVEGRPWGLVKNKVRKDYPSIQLTAWKFWPIVGWVNYQYMPVQFRVVFHSFVASCWGIFLNLKARSVTIKKA; translated from the exons ATGTCGGAGATAGTGGGAGAAGCATGGAGAAAGTACATGCTACAATTGCAACTTCACCCCCTCAGAACTAAG CTCTATGGTTTCGTGTACTCAGGACCTTTTGGGCACTTCCTGCACAAGATGATGGACATCATATTCGAGGGCAAGAAAGGCAACAAGACTATTGCCAAGAAG GTGCTGTTGGAACAATTAACAAGTTCCCCATGGAACAACATGCTTTTCATGATATACTATGGCTTGGTAGTTGAGG GAAGACCTTGGGGTTTGGTCAAGAACAAAGTGAGGAAGGACTACCCTTCGATTCAGTTGACTGCATGGAAG TTTTGGCCAATCGTTGGTTGGGTGAACTACCAGTACATGCCTGTGCAGTTCCGTGTCGTTTTCCACAGCTTCGTTGCTTCGTGCTG GGGAATATTTCTGAATCTAAAAGCACGTTCTGTTACAATTAAAAAGGCTTAA
- the LOC131245813 gene encoding peroxisomal membrane protein PMP22-like isoform X1 codes for MSEIVGEAWRKYMLQLQLHPLRTKAVTAGVLIGFSDAIAQKISGIKKLQFRRLLLLMLYGFVYSGPFGHFLHKMMDIIFEGKKGNKTIAKKVLLEQLTSSPWNNMLFMIYYGLVVEGRPWGLVKNKVRKDYPSIQLTAWKFWPIVGWVNYQYMPVQFRVVFHSFVASCWGIFLNLKARSVTIKKA; via the exons ATGTCGGAGATAGTGGGAGAAGCATGGAGAAAGTACATGCTACAATTGCAACTTCACCCCCTCAGAACTAAG GCAGTGACAGCAGGTGTATTAATTGGATTTAGTGATGCAATTGCACAGAAGATTTCTGGAATAAAGAAACTTCAATTTAGGAGGTTGCTTCTTCTTATG CTCTATGGTTTCGTGTACTCAGGACCTTTTGGGCACTTCCTGCACAAGATGATGGACATCATATTCGAGGGCAAGAAAGGCAACAAGACTATTGCCAAGAAG GTGCTGTTGGAACAATTAACAAGTTCCCCATGGAACAACATGCTTTTCATGATATACTATGGCTTGGTAGTTGAGG GAAGACCTTGGGGTTTGGTCAAGAACAAAGTGAGGAAGGACTACCCTTCGATTCAGTTGACTGCATGGAAG TTTTGGCCAATCGTTGGTTGGGTGAACTACCAGTACATGCCTGTGCAGTTCCGTGTCGTTTTCCACAGCTTCGTTGCTTCGTGCTG GGGAATATTTCTGAATCTAAAAGCACGTTCTGTTACAATTAAAAAGGCTTAA